A part of Aegilops tauschii subsp. strangulata cultivar AL8/78 chromosome 2, Aet v6.0, whole genome shotgun sequence genomic DNA contains:
- the LOC141041068 gene encoding uncharacterized protein: protein MRKSKLIQIKSNPHGHTCPPGGGGGKEKSKLAKTRWVVDTILDWVRETPTIGPTALHGKLFEKYKINVQYMKIFYAKERALDRINGPWNESFQLLYTFKAEVETASPGSIVEIDKHTVKYKLKGKAIEKECFRRAFVCFKACWQGFLNGCRPYLAVDVTALNGRWRGQLAAASAVDGHNCLFPDAFGVLEVESEESWIWFLQQLRNIIGAPSGLVIHTDACKGLETAVEIVFPGVEHRECMRHLAQNFKKKFKGKVYDENLWPASYTCSLRKHEHHLRVLYAHNPLVKEYMDEHHGKLWSRSKFNEICKVDYVTNKLVECFSAKFKSVKGLLLWQAFDKIRQMIMVKMALRKRIAETQYVGHLMLPSLIKALHAKARGLRMKCIRSLTYEAEVTYTDSKNREWRYPVNLATNECSCRQWQIRGKPCIHALHLMTIIGGEDGEGLLMLKMCLHSWEKTNGT from the exons ATGCGAAAGAGCAAATTGATTCAG ATAAAAAGCAACCCACACGGGCACACTTGCCcacctggagggggagggggaaaggaaaaATCTAAGCTTGCAAAGACTAGGTGGGTGGTAGATACAATCTTGGATTGGGTGAGGGAAACACCAACAATTGGTCCAACAGCACTCCATGGGAAGCTATTTGAGAAGTACAAGATTAATGTACAATACATGAAGATTTTCTATGCTAAGGAAAGGGCTCTTGATAGGATTAATGGTCCATGGAATGAGAGTTTTCAGTTGCTTTACACCTTCAAAGCTGAAGTGGAGACGGCTAGTCCAGGGAGTATtgtagagattgacaagcatacAGTTAAGTACAAATTAAAAGGGAAGGCAATAGAGAAGGAGTGCTTCAGGAGGgcttttgtttgtttcaaggcttGCTGGCAGGGGTTTCTGAATGGTTGTAGGCCCTATTTGGCTGTTGATGTGACTGCTTTGAATGGAAGATGGAGAGGCCAGCTAGCAGCAGCTTCTGCAGTTGATGGACACAACTGCCTATTCCCAGATGCATTTGGTGTGTTGGAGGTAGAGAGTGAGGAGAGTTGGATTTGGTTTCTGCAGCAGTTGCGCAACATTATAGGTGCACCCTCAGGTTTAGTTATACACACAGATGCTTGCAAGGGTTTAGAAACTGCAGTAGAAATTGTATTCCCTGGAGTGGAACATAGGGAATGTATGCGACACCTAGCGCAGAATTTTAAAAAGAAATTCAAAGGCAAAGTTTATGATGAGAATCTATGGCCAGCATCATACACATGCAGCTTGAGGAAGCATGAGCACCATTTGAGAGTGTTGTATGCTCATAATCCTTTGGTGAAGGAGTACATGGATGAACATCATGGAAAGCTGTGGTCAAGAAGCAAATTCAATGAAATCTGCAAAGTAGACTATGTGACCAATAAGCTCGTTGAGTGTTTCAGTGCAAAGTTCAAGTCAGTGAAAGGGCTTTTGTTGTGGCAAGCATTTGATAAGATCAGGCAGATGATCATGGTAAAGATGGCTCTTCGtaaaagaattgcagaaacaCAATATGTTGGCCATCTTATGCTCCCATCTCTGATTAAGGCATTGCATGCCAAGGCAAGAGGACTAAGAATGAAATGCATTCGATCGTTGACATACGAGGCTGAGGTGACATACACTGACAGTAAAAATAGGGAATGGAGATATCCAgtgaaccttgcaaccaatgaaTGCAGCTGTAGGCAATGGCAGATCCGCGGGAAGCCGTGCATACATGCCCTGCATCTCATGACTATTATTGGAGGTGAAGATGGTGAAG GGTTGCTTATGCTGAAAATGTGCCTGCACTCTTGGGAAAAGACCAATGGAACATAG